The Primulina eburnea isolate SZY01 chromosome 8, ASM2296580v1, whole genome shotgun sequence genome contains a region encoding:
- the LOC140838718 gene encoding oxoglutarate-dependent flavonoid 7-O-demethylase 1-like — MESKFTKLGGSHEAPNVQELAKEISTTVPKRYVRFDENDSILSNVFPSSEVPIIDMHKLDGDSMVELGKLHDACQEWGFFQLINHGVSSEVVENMNLEVQKFFHLPIEEKKRFYQEEGGIEGYGQAVLISEDQKLDWADTFSIVTLPTYLRKNHLIPKLPHTFREAIDAYSAELKILAMKILSLMARVLKIKEDEMKILFERGTQGMRMNFYPPCPQPELVTGLSPHSDANGLAILKQVGEVEGLQVKKDGVWIPVYPLPEAFVVNIGDILEIVTNGVYRSVEHRAVVNTEQERLSVVTFLSPDIEGDLGPAPSLITPETPAKFKRISVSDYFKKLFARELVGKSCLDSMRT, encoded by the exons ATGGAATCAAAGTTCACGAAACTCGGAGGTTCGCATGAGGCGCCTAATGTGCAAGAACTGGCCAAGGAGATATCAACCACCGTCCCGAAAAGATATGTTCGTTTCGATGAAAATGATTCGATTTTATCCAACGTTTTCCCGTCGTCTGAAGTTCCAATTATCGATATGCACAAGTTGGATGGAGATTCAATGGTGGAGCTTGGTAAGTTGCATGATGCATGTCAAGAATGGGGTTTCTTTCAG CTGATTAATCATGGAGTCAGCTCTGAAGTGGTGGAAAACATGAATTTGGAAGTCCAAAAATTTTTCCATCTGCCGATCGAAGAGAAGAAAAGGTTTTATCAAGAAGAAGGAGGCATAGAAGGTTATGGACAAGCCGTGCTGATATCAGAGGACCAAAAGCTCGACTGGGCGGACACGTTCTCTATCGTCACCTTACCAACATATTTGAGGAAGAATCACTTAATCCCAAAGCTTCCACACACGTTCAG GGAAGCCATAGATGCATATTCAGCGGAATTGAAGATCCTAGCCATGAAGATTCTTTCCCTGATGGCGAGAGTTTTGAAAATCAAAGAAGATGAGATGAAAATTCTATTTGAACGTGGCACGCAGGGTATGAGGATGAACTTCTATCCTCCATGTCCACAACCGGAGCTCGTCACGGGCCTCAGCCCTCACTCGGACGCCAATGGCCTCGCAATTCTTAAGCAAGTCGGTGAAGTTGAAGGCCTACAGGTCAAGAAAGATGGGGTTTGGATCCCTGTTTATCCACTTCCTGAAGCCTTTGTTGTCAACATTGGAGACATTTTGGAG ATTGTGACGAATGGCGTATACCGGAGCGTGGAGCATCGAGCAGTTGTGAACACGGAGCAAGAGAGGCTGTCCGTGGTCACATTTCTAAGCCCAGATATTGAAGGTGATTTAGGTCCAGCTCCTAGCCTCATCACCCCAGAAACTCCCGCAAAATTCAAGAGAATCAGCGTTTCTGATTATTTCAAGAAACTGTTTGCTAGGGAACTGGTCGGGAAATCATGCTTGGACAGCATGAGAACTTAA